In the Malus domestica chromosome 16, GDT2T_hap1 genome, one interval contains:
- the LOC103433146 gene encoding small ribosomal subunit protein eS27y, with protein sequence MVLQNDIDLLHPPAELEKRKHKLKRLVQTPNSFFMDVKCQGCFNITTVFSHSQTVVVCGNCQTVLCQPTGGRARLTEGCSFRRKGD encoded by the exons ATG GTGCTTCAGAACGATATTGATTTGCTTCACCCACCAGCTGAGCTCGAGAAGAGGAAGCACAAGCTCAAGAGGCTCGTGCAGACCCCCAACTCTTTCTTCATG GATGTCAAGTGCCAGGGGTGCTTCAACAT AACCACCGTGTTCAGTCACTCGCAAACAGTTGTGGTGTGCGGGAACTGCCAGACTGTGCTGTGCCAGCCTACCGGTGGTCGTGCCAGGCTCACTGAGGGTTGCTCTTTCAGGAGGAAGGGGGACTGA
- the LOC103433200 gene encoding damage-control phosphatase At2g17340-like — protein sequence MAEPAPSPTDSPPTIPASPLPLSSPGSTSSTTPPPPSRNELSPTLRFPTLRPELRNLLKDTHFTDCFAISELGFHKCLQFFVFLPEGYTEILEDLKKDPESHGGPPDCILFCRLREQVLRELGFQYIFKKVKDEDNAKAISLFENVLDLNDAIEDEVKWVEHLIIGIFAENIICIKLAIS from the exons ATGGCTG AGCCTGCACCATCCCCTACAGATTCCCCTCCAACAATCCCCGCAAGCCCACTCCCACTGAGCTCTCCTGGATCGACCTCTTCTACAACTCCACCCCCTCCTTCAA GAAACGAGCTGAGTCCGACGCTTCGGTTCCCGACGCTCCGGCCAGAGCTAAGAAATTTGCTCAAAGATACACACTTTACTGATTGTTTTGCGATTAGTGAATTGGGTTTTCATAAATGCCTgcaattttttgtgtttttgcctGAAGGGTACACTGAGATACTGGAGGACTTGAAAAAGGATCCTGAGAGTCACGGAGGCCCGCCGGATTGCATT CTTTTTTGCAGACTTCGGGAGCAAGTTCTTAGGGAGTTGGGATTCCAATATATATTCAAGAAAGTCAAG GATGAAGATAATGCCAAGGCAATATCCCTGTTTGAGAATGTATTGGATCTTAATGATGCTATTGAAGATGAAGTCAAGTGGGTAGAGCATCTGATTATAGGAATATTTGCCGAAAATATAATTTGTATCAAACTCGCCATTTCATAA
- the LOC103433147 gene encoding nudix hydrolase 13, mitochondrial-like isoform X1, with protein MSCLTARTGRQRQRYDGHLRLVSGCIPYKFEKIAGGCSGNIEQKLLVLMISSPNRDDLVFPKGGWEDDETMREAACREALEEAGVKGVLDDNPLGVWEFRSKSKQNSCSLQGGCKGFMFAMEVTEELDSWPEQANYGRKWLTIEEAFRFCRYDWMREALGKLLTTLSKSRENNTRNELEELPLRTISEIGLEHPMSSSPVRFANHSSIQQLAA; from the exons ATGTCTTGTTTAACGGCAAGAACAGGGCGGCAGAGACAGCGCTACGACGGTCATTTGAGGCTTGTTTCAGG GTGTATTCCTTATAAGTTTGAAAAGATTGCTGGCGGTTGCAGTGGCAATATAGAGCAAAAATTGCTTGTTCTCATGATTTCTTCACCAAATCGGGATGATCTTGTGTTTCCAAAG GGAGGATGGGAGGATGACGAAACCATGAGGGAAGCTGCCTGTCGCGAGGCCTTGGAGGAAGCAGGAGTGAAGGGAGTTCTTGAT GATAATCCACTGGGAGTTTGGGAGTTTAGAAGCAAGAGCAAACAGAACAGCTGCAGTCTGCAAGGAGGTTGTAAAGGTTTCATGTTTGCAATGGAGGTGACTGAGGAGCTCGATTCCTGGCCTGAGCAGGCTAACTATGGAAGGAAATGG CTCACCATAGAAGAAGCATTCAGATTCTGTCGTTATGACTGGATGCGAGAAGCGCTAGGAAAACTTTTGACAACCCTATCAAAAAGCAGGGAGAATAACACAAGAAATGAACTGGAAGAACTTCCTTTGAGGACAATCTCCGAAATTGGATTAGAACATCCAATGTCATCATCACCGGTGCGCTTTGCTAATCATTCCAGTATCCAACAGCTTGCAGCTTAA
- the LOC103433147 gene encoding nudix hydrolase 13, mitochondrial-like isoform X2, which yields MSCLTARTGRQRQRYDGHLRLVSGCIPYKFEKIAGGCSGNIEQKLLVLMISSPNRDDLVFPKDNPLGVWEFRSKSKQNSCSLQGGCKGFMFAMEVTEELDSWPEQANYGRKWLTIEEAFRFCRYDWMREALGKLLTTLSKSRENNTRNELEELPLRTISEIGLEHPMSSSPVRFANHSSIQQLAA from the exons ATGTCTTGTTTAACGGCAAGAACAGGGCGGCAGAGACAGCGCTACGACGGTCATTTGAGGCTTGTTTCAGG GTGTATTCCTTATAAGTTTGAAAAGATTGCTGGCGGTTGCAGTGGCAATATAGAGCAAAAATTGCTTGTTCTCATGATTTCTTCACCAAATCGGGATGATCTTGTGTTTCCAAAG GATAATCCACTGGGAGTTTGGGAGTTTAGAAGCAAGAGCAAACAGAACAGCTGCAGTCTGCAAGGAGGTTGTAAAGGTTTCATGTTTGCAATGGAGGTGACTGAGGAGCTCGATTCCTGGCCTGAGCAGGCTAACTATGGAAGGAAATGG CTCACCATAGAAGAAGCATTCAGATTCTGTCGTTATGACTGGATGCGAGAAGCGCTAGGAAAACTTTTGACAACCCTATCAAAAAGCAGGGAGAATAACACAAGAAATGAACTGGAAGAACTTCCTTTGAGGACAATCTCCGAAATTGGATTAGAACATCCAATGTCATCATCACCGGTGCGCTTTGCTAATCATTCCAGTATCCAACAGCTTGCAGCTTAA